The proteins below are encoded in one region of Pseudophryne corroboree isolate aPseCor3 unplaced genomic scaffold, aPseCor3.hap2 scaffold_493, whole genome shotgun sequence:
- the LOC135029717 gene encoding serine/arginine repetitive matrix protein 1-like translates to MGIQCRHETATGGGPALNLKWLSWENVIRRRLNPVMVEGVRGGVDSSRPAGFLEEEEPPRRRRKAGDQPSKRRSDDRPAQRTSPAHRTSPAHGPLPVQQASAAARGPSTAPQASRAHRSSPVRHSSSSRSWSPVHQTTSVHRLSPVHQTPSATTPQDGRQTTAPARRPSPDRRLSRSSGTVTEEPQDTTLVDPSLDLFESTGLNFSWV, encoded by the exons atggggattcagtgccgacatgagacagctacgggaggtggcccggctctcaatttgaagtggctatcctgggagaacgttattagaaggcgcttgaaccctgtcatggtcgaaggagttcgcggaggtgtggactccagccgtcctgctggctttctcgaggaggaagaaccgcccagaagacggaggaaggcgggagaccagccgtccaaaaggaggtctgatg acagacctgcccagaggacatcacctgcgcacaggacatcgccagcgcacggaccgttacctgtgcagcaggcatcggcagcagcgcgcggaccatcaactgcgccgcaagcatcgcgagcacacagatcgtcacctgtgcgccacagttcgtcatcgcgcagttggtcacctgtgcaccagacgacatcagtgcacagactatcacctgtgcaccagacaccgtcggcgaccacaccacaagatgggcgccaaactacagctcctgcgcgcaggccatcaccagatcgtcgtctctccaggagctctgggactgtgactgaagagcctcaagacacaacccttgtggacccatcactcgatctgtttgagtctacagggttaaacttttcttgggtttga